From Phragmites australis chromosome 5, lpPhrAust1.1, whole genome shotgun sequence, a single genomic window includes:
- the LOC133918684 gene encoding transcription factor bHLH162, which translates to MEMPPPPPPPPHGGPDAGGGKPDRKTVERNRRNQMNALYSRLDSLVRAGSSPSPSAAPAVQRGSPATTRPDRLEEAAAYIRQTAERVERLKERKRELTARTSSPQGSGSGSSSGAAAAAEVEVQHLGHGLHVILVTGAPPGNGASFHRAVRVVEEAGGEVQNAHFSVVGARAIYTIHTMVAGEQGGIERVVQRLKGALRGDA; encoded by the exons ATGgagatgccgccgccgccgccgcctcctcctcatgGTGGCCCCGACGCTGGTGGGGGTAAGCCCGACCGGAAGACGGTGGAGCGCAACCGCCGGAATCAGATGAACGCCCTCTACTCCCGCCTCGACTCGCTCGTCCGCGCCGGcagctcgccgtcgccgtcggcagcgCCA GCGGTGCAGCGCGGGTCGCCGGCGACGACGCGGCCGGACAGgttggaggaggcggcggcgtacATCAGGCAGACGGCGGAGAGGGTAGAGAGGCTCAAGGAGAGGAAGCGGGAGCTGACGGCGAGGACCTCGTCGCCCCAGGGCTCCGGCTCTGGCTCCTCGTCTGGGGCGGCGGCTGCCGCGGAGGTGGAGGTGCAGCACCTGGGGCACGGCCTGCACGTCATCCTCGTCACCGGCGCCCCGCCGGGAAACGGGGCGTCGTTCCACCGCGCGGTGCGtgtcgtggaggaggccggcggcgaGGTGCAGAACGCGCACTTCTCGGTGGTCGGCGCCAGGGCCATCTACACCATCCACACTATG GTGGCAGGGGAACAGGGAGGCATTGAGAGGGTGGTGCAAAGATTAAAGGGAGCGCTACGTGGAGATGCATGA